The following coding sequences are from one Diabrotica virgifera virgifera chromosome 2, PGI_DIABVI_V3a window:
- the LOC114329173 gene encoding uncharacterized protein LOC114329173 isoform X2, with protein MHPIKPDTDMCFDSYIDVQPINLSNLTKACVEPFPEINNCPGIGLFTDEVILLDCDISGNKRTEPLKTGCYTLIKKDSTEEVICQRYNRKKMCEMLKTPSNLAIEVYCQRSSRSIVNVERIKIVP; from the coding sequence ATGCATCCCATAAAACCCGACACAGATATGTGCTTCGATTCATATATAGATGTTCAACCAATCAACCTTAGTAACTTAACAAAAGCCTGCGTAGAACCGTTTCCAGAAATAAACAATTGTCCAGGTATAGGTCTTTTCACGGATGAAGTGATTCTTCTAGATTGTGACATATCCGGTAACAAACGTACCGAACCTCTTAAAACTGGATGTTACACACTGATTAAAAAAGATTCCACAGAAGAAGTTATTTGTCAAAGATACAATAGGAAGAAAATGTGTGAAATGCTGAAGACGCCTTCAAACTTAGCCATTGAAGTTTATTGCCAGAGAAGTTCCAGAAGTATCGTTAATGTAGAAAGGATCAAAATCGTACCATAA